A window of the Parvularcula bermudensis HTCC2503 genome harbors these coding sequences:
- a CDS encoding VirB3 family type IV secretion system protein: MAGAPRSAAIAIGTIAAALALGLRLWIPGLVVWVAGHSLAVLMARSDPDFLAVAIRSARHKEHLSC; the protein is encoded by the coding sequence ATGGCGGGCGCGCCGCGCTCGGCCGCCATTGCCATCGGGACGATTGCAGCAGCTTTGGCCCTCGGCCTCCGGCTCTGGATACCGGGCCTCGTCGTCTGGGTGGCGGGGCACTCGCTCGCTGTCCTCATGGCCCGGTCCGACCCGGACTTCCTGGCCGTCGCAATCCGGTCGGCCCGCCATAAGGAACACCTTTCATGCTGA